Part of the Zingiber officinale cultivar Zhangliang chromosome 8A, Zo_v1.1, whole genome shotgun sequence genome, TAGAACTCTTATGTTGCAATATATATAGTCAACCATGCACTTGATTGACTTTAGAAGTATGTCAGTCCATTTGGACGTAACTAATTTATATCaggttttttaaatataaaatttattttaaaatttatattttaaatattttttcaacatCTAATATgtctattttctaaatttaaatttcacaGGAAATAAAGTTTATTTCtaagtattaaaatattatttaatttaggagagagaaaaaataaaaggaataaaTTGGATAGTGAAAATAGATATTTTATAATTTGAGAAAATatagataattaaaattttaagaattatctaaatttaatagggtatataatttattttaaattttaaaattattataaaaaattgatACGGATACGTGCTCACCGTTGGTTTGTGATACCATACTTATATAATTTTATCTACTTCTCAATGTCTCTTTTATCCGATTTGGATTGCATAAATAATAAAAGAAGAtttatatgaaaaatatcatcttTCTACCAAGATATTTATTTAATCATTGAACTCGGCCAACCGTCAACTTCGGATCCGCAAGTGCAAGTCCGCTCGAAAATCCAGCATGAGGACAACACATCCACTCTCCATCTCGCAGGCCCCAATGATCCGACGGCCCTTTCTGCGGTGGCATACGCAATTCATCATGCGAGCAAAAAGTACCTTTTTTAATCCGCGCCCGCAGAAATGGAGATGTGGATTGAGATGAAGGTCGAGTGCGAGAGCGGTGATCGTACCGCACTTTGTTTCGTTTTCGCCCCGTGTTTTCCTCGTCCACTCTGTCCCCGCCCGATGGGCCGATTTCTCTCCAAATCAACGGCAAAGAACGTGGTTTCCATCTCTGACGCAGATACAAAAATAGTAACTAATTAAGAACCAACCGCCCAGCTCAAATAGGCAAATAGTATCGAGACACGTCGGCAATGAGATGCCTAATTTCTCAAGGGTTGAGTCGAGTAGCTCGGTTCCGGTACCTTTAGTAAATGAGTTTTGAACCTTATCCGGATCCCGGACGATGTCTTGACAATtccataaaattataaaaaccgATTGTTTGGCTTTGTGGAGGGAGGGATTGCGAGATTGGAGATGCTCGGATCGATTGTTTTCAGATCTTCGGGGCTCCAGTTGATCGCGTCGGAGGCTTCCGGGACCGATCTCTCGTCCCGTCCGCCTCCGAGGTCTACAATCGTCTGCGACGCGCAGCCCAAGTTTCGAAACTACGAGTCGATCCCTAAGCTTAAGCCCTTCAGCGGGAACCGCATCGATCGGTGGCTCAAAGATCCGCCTCTCTTGCAGAAGACGAAGAACGAACTCAGCGGTACGCGTGAACCTCTGTAATTTCTCggccaattttttttttgaaaaaatacttttGAGGATGTTTTCGCCGAATTTGATTAGCACAACAAGAGGGATTTTTTTCGTGGAATATGAGGCTATTGCGTGAATCTCTTGATACCTTTTTGAGCAGAAAATCTTTTAGTTTCATGGATTTATGCATCTGATCAGTGGGATTTTTTTATTGTCGTTTAGATAAGCCTAGGGCTTTCCGATCAGTTATAACTGAATCGGATTTTATCGAGGCttgttttatattaatttatcatcttcaaggaggaagattAGGTAATAAATTATTTCAGCTCTTCACTCTTTATGTAACAATATGCCCATCTCTTGCAAACAAATTATAAGAATTTTACATCTATGGGATTGCACCTGATAGAGAAAACTGCTTTGTAGGTTGTGGGAAGGAAAAGAGGCGGGAAGAAAGTAATCAAAATAGAACTATTATTAAAATATCCCTGTCGCGGTATTATGAAACTCATCATAGCTCTATTTTGTTTCTGGTAGACTGAACCAAACAGCTGCAGCATCTGCTCgaacaataataatattattattttttaagagCGTTCAGATACTGATCAGAAGAAGATAACGTCAACTGTGCCTAATTAAGcaaataaaataaactaattcAGTAGTAAACGTTCATAGATTGCAAGTTGAAGCATCTGTTGTCTGCAATTGGTTCTTGGTTTGAGCTTATTCACTTGTTTGTATTTAACAGAAATTGCAAAAGAATTTCTTTGATGAGTAGTGTTTTCCATACATGAGCATACTACTCTTCGGTCTTAATATTAGTTGCTGAAACTTACATATGACGATTACCTATGTCACTTGCGGTATTTTCTGACATGATTGTTCTGTTATATGAGACAAATGCTGAGTGCTTCATTTCATACACAATTCGAAGTGTTTGATAATAAGAACGCTGCTTCAGTAACTATCGTAGTACTTTGGGTCTTTATAATAGTGCTACTGACTTTTTTTTCACCTTCTTATTTTATTAATTCTAGATATTATAATATTCGTTCGTTTAAATTGAGGTAAAACTATCGTCATTCAATCTAATCTCTTGCCCTGTTCAACTTTCTATCTTGATCAATGTTCAACATGCTGGTACTCCACGATACATGTTAACATGTTACTTTCAATAATCAAATATACGGTAGCGAGAAAACAGAAATACCAATCTtcaaattgtattttttttcccttgtttCTTCACATGTATGGACTAGTCTTTACATTTTTGTGGCCTTTCTTGTCGTTGCTGATGTTGTCTGTTGCTTATCTTTGTTTTTCATTCAGAGTATTGCACAACACTTGAAGGCGATGAATGCTCTAGTTGTTGGAGTGCCTATTTCGAGCTGAAAGATCTTGAGGTTCGTACGTGATccagaattttatatatatatatatatatatatatatatatatatatatatatatatatatatatatatatatatatatatatattgccagTTGTTTACAGTGTTtctttctgtatatatatatatattgccagTTGTTTACAGTGTTTCTTTGCAGAAAGAATGGTCAAAAGAAGACTTGGAGAA contains:
- the LOC122011738 gene encoding CCG-binding protein 1-like, whose protein sequence is MLGSIVFRSSGLQLIASEASGTDLSSRPPPRSTIVCDAQPKFRNYESIPKLKPFSGNRIDRWLKDPPLLQKTKNELSEYCTTLEGDECSSCWSAYFELKDLEKEWSKEDLEKFLWQCGGIKTLIDYLHGITAMEKKMKEKETHEKKVAEPESRPKNKPFHIPDGLPPTAEELEELEEAEKARMPDSPFTRLLRSKGKLPAWYTPRPDHETD